The following proteins are co-located in the Leptospira weilii genome:
- a CDS encoding type III pantothenate kinase → MLLVVDVGNTNTVFGIFENGKNVPLFHKRTVTRKDRTSDELGLFFRGFLREFKIENEMITGGIYSSVVPTLNPILERMFQDWFKIEAIRVHYQMKLPFSISYPRPYEIGADRLVNAAACVTDSPGKFIIIDLGTATTFCVVNEKPEYLGGVIAPGLKVSMDALTRNTSQLPPIVFQSPEKILGDSTIESIQAGFFFGWIGLLEGIIREIKKDKGEDYRVIGTGGLVTVIDAAHPGIFDKIDSLLTLRGLQILYQMNS, encoded by the coding sequence CGTTCCTCTGTTTCATAAAAGAACCGTAACCAGAAAAGATAGGACATCCGATGAGCTCGGATTGTTTTTCAGAGGGTTTTTGAGGGAATTTAAAATCGAAAACGAAATGATCACGGGAGGAATTTATTCCAGCGTTGTACCGACATTAAACCCCATTTTAGAGAGAATGTTTCAGGATTGGTTTAAGATCGAGGCGATTCGAGTTCATTACCAAATGAAACTTCCTTTCTCGATTTCCTATCCGAGACCTTATGAAATCGGAGCCGATCGACTTGTAAACGCCGCGGCTTGTGTGACCGATTCGCCTGGCAAATTCATAATTATCGATCTGGGAACTGCGACTACATTTTGCGTAGTGAATGAAAAGCCCGAGTATCTTGGAGGAGTAATCGCGCCTGGTTTGAAAGTTTCCATGGATGCTTTGACAAGAAACACTTCTCAGCTTCCTCCCATCGTTTTTCAGTCTCCCGAAAAAATTTTGGGGGATTCTACGATCGAATCGATTCAGGCCGGGTTCTTTTTTGGTTGGATTGGTCTTTTGGAAGGTATTATTCGTGAAATCAAAAAAGATAAAGGTGAGGATTATCGTGTAATCGGAACCGGGGGATTGGTGACTGTCATCGACGCCGCTCATCCGGGAATCTTCGATAAGATCGATTCGCTTTTGACTTTGCGCGGGTTACAGATTTTATACCAAATGAATTCTTAG